The Acidobacteriota bacterium sequence CCTTCGGGGCTGTCGCAGGCGCTCAGACTGCGACTTGAGGGACGCAACCGCCACTTGGTTGCTATCAGGCCGACGAGTGCACGCCCACCCGGTTTCCCTCGCTGTCCTCGAAGTAGGCGTAGAAACCATATTCCCCGATGTCGGTCTTGGGCGTCAGCGTTCTGCCGCCGTTGGCGTCGACCCTGGCCAGCACCGCCTCGATGTCGGCGACGGAAAAGTAGATCATGGTACCGTCGTGGGAGGGGGCGCGCCCCTCCGATTTGAGGAGCGCGCCGCTCGAGCCGGCGCCTCCCTCGGTCGTGGGGAACCATGCCATCAGGGTGGACTGCACCTGGTTGAGGCCGAGCTGGAGCCCCAACACACTTTCATAGAACTTCTTGGCCCGGTCCATGTCGTTGACTGAAATCTCGAACCAGTGCACCGGATTGATCGAATCCGCCATGGTGTTCTCCCGTCCTCTTACCCTCTGCCGATGTAGGGCATCTTGGTGGCCATCACGGTCATGAACTGCACGTTGGCGTCCAGCGGCAACTCTGCAATGTAGAGCACGGCCCGGGCCACGTGATCGGCATCCATGGTGGGCTCCACCACGACGGCTCCGTGGGCCTGGAGCGCGCCGTCCTTGGACTTGGCCGTCATGGGCGTGGCGGCGTTGCCGATGTCGATCTGGCTGCAGGCGATATCGTATTTGCGTCCATCCAGCGAGGTGGAGCGGGTCAGACCGGTGATGGCGTGCTTGGTGGAGGTGTAAGGGGCCGAGTTGGGTCGAGGCACCTGGGCCGAGACCGAGCCATTGTTGATGATGCGCCCGCCCCGCGGTGTCTGGCACTTCATGATTTCGAAGGCCTGCTGGGTGCAGAGAAAGGAGCCGGTGAGGTTGGTGTCCACCACCGCCTGCCACTCCTCCACGCTCAACTCCTCCAGGGGTTTCGGCGGGGCCCCGATGCCCGC is a genomic window containing:
- a CDS encoding VOC family protein, which gives rise to MADSINPVHWFEISVNDMDRAKKFYESVLGLQLGLNQVQSTLMAWFPTTEGGAGSSGALLKSEGRAPSHDGTMIYFSVADIEAVLARVDANGGRTLTPKTDIGEYGFYAYFEDSEGNRVGVHSSA
- a CDS encoding SDR family NAD(P)-dependent oxidoreductase, coding for MKEQGKVAIVTGAGTGIGKSASLRLLEAGYRVVLAGRRREPLEEVAAQAGSTADRTLVVPTNVGSPASVRSLFDRCRERFGRLDLLFNNAGIGAPPKPLEELSVEEWQAVVDTNLTGSFLCTQQAFEIMKCQTPRGGRIINNGSVSAQVPRPNSAPYTSTKHAITGLTRSTSLDGRKYDIACSQIDIGNAATPMTAKSKDGALQAHGAVVVEPTMDADHVARAVLYIAELPLDANVQFMTVMATKMPYIGRG